One genomic window of Streptomyces sp. WP-1 includes the following:
- a CDS encoding NADP-dependent oxidoreductase, with amino-acid sequence MKKVSFAEFGGPNVLRLLDAEEPHAGPGRIRVAVRAAGVNPVDWRIREGQKLGAHPIELPSGVGLDAAGVVDEVGEGVEGVEVGDRVFGEGISTYAEFAVLTAWARMPEGLTFEEAAGYPSVMETALRIIREVGVRPGQTLLVSGASGGVGSAVLQIARDRGITVIGTAGRANQDYLRGLGALATTYGAGWVERVRRLGRVDAALDLAGSGVIRELVELVGDPRKVVSIADLGAPDLGVRFSGVAGSVPDALAVTADLIARGKLHIPVEKAYPLAEAAAAHLDSQAGHTRGRRVLIV; translated from the coding sequence ATGAAGAAAGTGAGCTTCGCCGAGTTCGGCGGTCCGAATGTCCTGCGCCTCCTGGACGCCGAGGAGCCCCACGCGGGCCCCGGCCGGATACGCGTCGCCGTGCGGGCGGCGGGTGTGAACCCCGTCGACTGGAGGATCCGCGAGGGCCAGAAGCTGGGGGCCCATCCGATCGAGCTGCCCTCCGGGGTCGGGCTGGACGCCGCCGGGGTGGTGGACGAGGTCGGCGAGGGCGTCGAAGGGGTCGAGGTCGGTGACCGTGTGTTCGGCGAAGGCATCAGCACCTACGCCGAGTTCGCCGTGCTGACGGCCTGGGCCCGGATGCCCGAGGGCCTGACGTTCGAGGAGGCGGCCGGATACCCCTCCGTGATGGAGACCGCGCTGCGCATCATCCGCGAGGTCGGGGTACGGCCCGGACAGACGCTGCTGGTCAGCGGCGCGTCCGGGGGAGTGGGATCGGCGGTGCTGCAGATCGCCCGGGACCGCGGCATCACGGTGATCGGCACGGCCGGCCGCGCGAACCAGGACTATCTGCGCGGCCTGGGCGCCCTCGCCACGACGTACGGCGCGGGCTGGGTCGAGCGGGTACGACGGCTCGGCAGGGTCGACGCGGCCCTCGATCTGGCCGGCTCGGGCGTGATCCGCGAACTCGTCGAACTGGTCGGCGACCCGCGGAAGGTCGTCTCCATCGCCGACCTCGGCGCGCCGGACCTCGGGGTCCGCTTCTCCGGCGTGGCCGGAAGCGTGCCGGACGCGCTCGCCGTGACCGCCGACCTCATCGCGCGGGGAAAGCTCCACATCCCGGTCGAGAAGGCGTACCCGCTCGCCGAGGCCGCCGCGGCCCACCTCGACAGCCAGGCGGGCCACACCCGTGGGCGCCGGGTCCTGATCGTCTGA
- a CDS encoding phenylacetate--CoA ligase family protein codes for MFGTAFRQLRYSTAILRNRRIRPGDLERIARDLIETLAEFGEPGEDSALLPGQSGAVDPEVRRTVTARSLRATARAAVRHTAYYRRAFEDLALDPDTLTPETWEQVPVTPKSALRGLPAAFVSAASVPSLMALTTGTSGTPTSVWFSRAEVEIMVAMSTVSAVLGMGLRPRHAMAYAGCSRATLPLLNVAESVTRIGAAFVPIGTVDPAVTLDRLAAPLGLRGKAPQITHLTVAASYLSALVEEAERHDWQASDFGLESVGVGGEVLSEPLRKRAEAVFGARVTSSYMMTETVPSGGSVCRAGHLHHTTEFGHLEVLDPETWEPTPPGGMGVIVQTPYVPYRECTLLLRYDTGDLVRRPETAPECELAHMPATSLILGRWSGPASRAVTTRSLLDLLEAEPDIPLPARYALTEGPGGPLLHVLTRRRAGAGLLGRLEDRATAAGLALDAIVLHDDPAGMPPTGPVRADLREHTFESVRPATAPLGSPA; via the coding sequence GTGTTCGGCACGGCGTTCAGACAGCTGCGGTACAGCACGGCGATCCTGCGCAACCGCCGGATCCGGCCGGGGGACCTCGAACGGATCGCCCGCGATCTGATCGAGACGCTGGCGGAGTTCGGCGAGCCGGGCGAGGACTCGGCACTGCTGCCCGGACAGTCCGGGGCCGTCGACCCCGAGGTGCGCCGCACCGTCACCGCGCGCAGCCTGCGGGCCACCGCCCGCGCCGCCGTCCGGCACACCGCCTACTACCGCCGGGCCTTCGAGGATCTGGCCCTCGACCCGGACACGCTCACCCCGGAGACCTGGGAACAGGTGCCGGTCACCCCCAAGTCCGCCCTGCGCGGACTGCCCGCCGCCTTCGTCTCCGCCGCCTCGGTCCCCTCGCTGATGGCGCTCACCACCGGGACCAGCGGGACCCCGACCAGCGTCTGGTTCTCGCGGGCCGAGGTGGAGATCATGGTCGCGATGAGCACCGTGTCCGCCGTGCTCGGCATGGGACTTCGGCCCCGGCACGCCATGGCCTACGCGGGCTGCTCCCGGGCGACCCTGCCACTGCTCAACGTGGCGGAGTCGGTCACCCGGATCGGCGCGGCGTTCGTACCGATCGGCACCGTGGACCCGGCGGTGACGCTCGACCGGCTCGCGGCACCGCTCGGGCTGCGCGGCAAGGCCCCGCAGATCACCCACCTCACGGTCGCGGCGTCCTATCTGTCCGCCCTGGTCGAGGAGGCCGAGCGGCACGACTGGCAGGCGTCCGACTTCGGCCTGGAGTCGGTCGGCGTCGGCGGCGAGGTGCTCTCCGAACCGCTGCGCAAACGGGCGGAGGCGGTCTTCGGGGCCCGGGTCACCAGCTCGTACATGATGACGGAGACCGTGCCGTCCGGCGGCAGCGTCTGCCGCGCGGGGCATCTGCACCACACCACCGAGTTCGGGCACCTGGAGGTGCTCGACCCCGAGACATGGGAGCCGACACCGCCCGGCGGGATGGGCGTCATCGTGCAGACGCCGTACGTCCCCTACCGGGAGTGCACCCTGCTGCTGCGCTACGACACGGGCGACCTGGTCCGGCGGCCCGAGACCGCGCCGGAGTGCGAACTCGCCCATATGCCGGCGACCTCGCTCATCCTCGGCCGCTGGTCGGGGCCGGCCAGCCGGGCGGTGACCACCCGGTCGCTGCTGGACCTGCTGGAGGCCGAGCCCGACATCCCGCTGCCCGCCCGCTACGCCCTGACGGAAGGGCCCGGGGGCCCGCTGCTCCACGTCCTCACCCGCCGCCGGGCCGGTGCCGGTCTGCTCGGGAGGCTGGAGGACCGGGCCACCGCGGCGGGCCTGGCGCTGGACGCCATCGTGCTCCACGACGACCCGGCCGGGATGCCGCCCACCGGTCCGGTCCGCGCCGATCTGCGCGAGCACACCTTCGAATCGGTGCGCCCGGCCACCGCGCCCCTCGGGAGCCCGGCATGA
- a CDS encoding bifunctional 2-polyprenyl-6-hydroxyphenol methylase/3-demethylubiquinol 3-O-methyltransferase UbiG → MTDNIAQGSPAPLGGYTGDPALRAEWDKRYADRPQLWSGRPNGALVAETAGLTPGRVLDVGCGEGADAVWLARGGWDVTALEVSGVALERAAGHARDAGLTVHWVHAALTEAALPPASFDLVSAQYPALLRTPDAAAERALLAAVAPGGVLLLVHHAGMDSRQAHESGFDPADYVWPSMVADLLDDDWRTEVDEQRPRVAPEGGAGAHHTDDLVLRVRRLR, encoded by the coding sequence GTGACCGACAACATCGCACAAGGATCCCCCGCGCCCCTCGGCGGATACACCGGAGACCCCGCGCTGCGGGCCGAGTGGGACAAGAGGTACGCCGACCGGCCGCAGCTGTGGAGCGGCCGGCCCAATGGCGCGCTCGTCGCCGAGACCGCCGGACTCACCCCGGGACGGGTGCTCGACGTCGGCTGCGGCGAGGGCGCGGACGCCGTCTGGCTCGCGCGCGGCGGCTGGGACGTGACCGCGCTCGAAGTCTCGGGCGTGGCACTGGAGCGGGCGGCCGGGCACGCGCGGGACGCCGGCCTCACCGTCCACTGGGTCCACGCCGCGCTCACCGAGGCCGCGCTCCCGCCGGCCTCCTTCGACCTGGTCTCCGCGCAGTACCCGGCCCTGCTGCGCACCCCCGACGCGGCGGCCGAGCGAGCCCTGCTCGCGGCCGTCGCGCCCGGCGGTGTGCTGCTGCTCGTCCACCACGCGGGGATGGACAGCAGGCAGGCGCACGAGAGCGGCTTCGACCCGGCCGACTACGTCTGGCCCTCGATGGTCGCCGATCTGCTCGACGACGACTGGCGGACAGAGGTGGACGAGCAGCGGCCACGCGTGGCACCCGAAGGCGGCGCCGGCGCACACCACACCGACGACCTGGTGCTGCGCGTACGACGGCTGCGCTGA
- a CDS encoding acyl-CoA dehydrogenase family protein — MADQLLLNPRTYDPAHFDPETRRLLRATVDWFEERGKRRLIEDYRSRAWLGDFLAFAAKENLFATFLTPSSAAGEGEPDKRWDTARIAALNEILGFYGLDYWYAWQVTILGLGPVWQSDNAAARARAAQLLDQGEVFAFGLSEKAHGADIYSTDMLLAPDGDGGFRATGSKYYIGNGNAAGLVSVFGRRSDIDGPDGYVFFAADSRHPAYHLVKNVVDSSKFVSEFRLEDYPVAAEDVLHTGRAAFDAALNTVNVGKFNLCTASIGICEHAMYEAVTHAHNRVLYGRPVTDFPHVRRELTDAYVRLVGMKAFSDRAVDYFRTAGPDDRRYLLFNPMTKMKVTTEGEKVIDLMWDVIAAKGFERDNYFAQAAVEIRSLPKLEGTVHVNLALILKFLRSHLLDPADYPAVPTRHEAADDDFLFRQGPARGLGAVRFHDWRPAFDTYAHLPNVSRFREQADALCAFVATAAPDAEQSRDLDLVLAVGQLFALVVHGQLVLEQAALTGLDTDVLDELFAVLVRDFSAQAVELHGKDSATEEQRTWALGAIRRPVADQARTDRVWQQVAALSGSYEMAP, encoded by the coding sequence ATGGCTGACCAGCTGCTGCTCAACCCGCGCACGTACGACCCCGCGCACTTCGACCCCGAGACGCGCCGCCTGCTGCGGGCCACCGTCGACTGGTTCGAGGAGCGCGGGAAGCGGCGGCTGATCGAGGACTACCGCAGCCGCGCGTGGCTCGGCGACTTCCTCGCGTTCGCGGCGAAGGAGAACCTGTTCGCCACCTTCCTCACCCCGTCGTCCGCCGCGGGCGAGGGCGAGCCGGACAAGCGCTGGGACACCGCGCGGATCGCGGCGCTCAACGAGATCCTCGGCTTCTACGGCCTGGACTACTGGTACGCCTGGCAGGTCACGATCCTCGGCCTCGGCCCGGTGTGGCAGAGCGACAACGCCGCCGCCCGCGCCCGCGCCGCGCAACTCCTCGACCAGGGCGAGGTGTTCGCGTTCGGGCTCTCCGAGAAGGCCCACGGCGCCGACATCTACTCCACCGACATGCTGCTCGCACCCGACGGCGACGGCGGCTTCCGGGCCACCGGCTCCAAGTACTACATCGGCAACGGCAACGCCGCCGGACTCGTCTCCGTCTTCGGCCGCCGCAGCGACATCGACGGGCCCGACGGCTACGTCTTCTTCGCCGCCGACAGCCGCCACCCCGCCTACCACCTGGTCAAGAACGTCGTCGACTCCTCGAAGTTCGTCAGCGAGTTCCGCCTGGAGGACTACCCGGTCGCGGCCGAGGACGTCCTGCACACCGGCCGCGCCGCCTTCGACGCCGCCCTCAACACCGTCAACGTCGGCAAGTTCAACCTGTGCACCGCCTCCATCGGCATCTGCGAGCACGCGATGTACGAGGCCGTCACCCACGCCCACAACCGCGTCCTCTACGGCCGCCCCGTCACCGACTTCCCGCACGTACGGCGCGAGTTGACCGACGCGTACGTCCGGCTCGTCGGCATGAAGGCGTTCAGCGACCGCGCGGTCGACTACTTCCGCACCGCGGGCCCCGACGACCGCCGCTATCTGCTCTTCAACCCGATGACGAAGATGAAGGTGACCACGGAGGGCGAGAAGGTCATCGACCTGATGTGGGACGTCATCGCCGCCAAGGGCTTCGAGAGGGACAACTACTTCGCCCAGGCGGCCGTGGAGATCCGCAGCCTGCCGAAGCTGGAGGGCACGGTCCACGTCAACCTGGCGCTGATCCTGAAGTTCCTGCGCAGCCACCTCCTCGATCCGGCCGACTACCCCGCCGTGCCGACCCGCCACGAAGCGGCGGACGACGACTTCCTGTTCCGGCAGGGCCCGGCCCGCGGCCTGGGCGCGGTGCGCTTCCACGACTGGCGGCCCGCCTTCGACACCTACGCGCACCTGCCCAACGTGAGCCGGTTCCGCGAACAGGCCGACGCCCTCTGCGCGTTCGTCGCCACCGCCGCCCCCGACGCGGAGCAGAGCCGCGACCTCGACCTCGTCCTCGCGGTCGGCCAGCTCTTCGCCCTCGTCGTGCACGGCCAGCTCGTCCTGGAGCAGGCCGCGCTGACCGGCCTCGACACGGACGTGCTCGACGAACTCTTCGCCGTCCTCGTACGGGACTTCTCCGCACAGGCCGTCGAACTGCACGGCAAGGATTCGGCAACCGAGGAGCAGCGGACCTGGGCCCTCGGCGCGATCCGCCGCCCCGTCGCGGACCAGGCCCGCACGGACCGGGTCTGGCAGCAGGTGGCGGCGCTGTCCGGGTCGTACGAGATGGCTCCGTAG
- a CDS encoding glycoside hydrolase family 38 C-terminal domain-containing protein, translating to MHDDRSLVEARLKRVLDERIRPAVYPASVPLDVAVWHAPGEPVPVAEGLAAEPEPIRTGARWGAPWGTSWFRVTGTVPEEWAGRTVEALLDLGFDENMPGFQCEGLVYRPDGTPVKGLNPRNQWVRVGAPVAGGEEVRLHIEAASNPVILDYHPFLPTQLGDKETAGSEPQYTLTRMDLAVFDEGVWQLVIDLEVLGELMAELPVDSPRRYEILRAVDRALDAVDLQDVGGTAGRARALLGDVLSAPAVPSAHRISAVGHAHIDSAWLWPLRETVRKVARTTSNMTALLEDEPDFVFAMSQAQQWAWVKEHRPEVWARVKKAVADGRFVPAGGMWVESDTNMPGSEAMARQFVHGKRFFLDEFGIENDEAWLPDTFGFAAGLPQIIRAAGATRLLTQKISWSQTNKFPHHTFQWEGIDGTRVFTHFPPVDTYNCSMKGSEIAHAARNFKDKGVARHSLAPTGWGDGGGGTTREMVAKAARLRDLEGSARVVWETPRAFFDRAEAEYPEPPVWVGELYLELHRATLTSQAGTKQGNRRSEHLLREAELWAATAAVRTGFRYPYEEFDRIWKTVLLHQFHDILPGSSIAWVHREARATYGRVARELDEIIEGAQRALAGEGGTPLVFNAAPHARAGVPAGAAATPATEGRTRLAARAGGGHVLDNGLLRVEIDGRGLVVSAYDIEADRETVAPGRAANLLQLHPDFPNMWDAWDVDEFYRNTVTDLTDAESVAPGEDGASVRIVRSFGSSRVTQVLSLAAGERRLVLDTEVDWHETEKFLKLAFPLDVHAERYASETQFGHFYRPTHTNTSWEAARFEACNHRFVQLEEPGWGVAVVNDSTYGHDVTRTVRAGGDHGTTTTVRVSLLRAPRFPDPETDQGVHRFRHALVPGAGIADAVREGWRINVPERRATGAGEVAPLVSVDEDAVVVTAVKLADDGSGDVVVRFHEAHGGRARATLTAGFEVTGATVTDLLERPLPEAAAPRRDGDRIAVRLRPFELVTLRLRRAS from the coding sequence ATGCATGACGACCGCAGTCTGGTCGAAGCCCGGCTCAAGCGCGTCCTCGACGAGCGCATCCGCCCCGCCGTGTACCCCGCGTCCGTCCCCCTCGATGTCGCGGTGTGGCACGCGCCCGGCGAGCCCGTGCCGGTCGCCGAGGGGCTGGCCGCCGAACCGGAGCCGATCCGGACGGGCGCCCGGTGGGGTGCTCCGTGGGGCACCAGCTGGTTCCGGGTGACCGGCACCGTGCCCGAGGAGTGGGCCGGGCGGACCGTGGAGGCGCTGCTGGACCTCGGCTTCGACGAGAACATGCCCGGTTTCCAGTGCGAGGGCCTGGTCTACCGGCCCGACGGCACCCCGGTGAAGGGCCTCAATCCGCGCAACCAGTGGGTGCGCGTCGGCGCGCCCGTCGCGGGCGGCGAGGAGGTACGGCTGCACATCGAGGCCGCGTCCAACCCCGTCATCCTCGACTACCACCCCTTCCTGCCCACGCAGTTGGGCGACAAGGAGACCGCGGGCAGCGAGCCGCAGTACACGCTGACCCGTATGGATCTCGCGGTCTTCGACGAGGGTGTGTGGCAGCTGGTGATCGACCTGGAGGTGCTCGGCGAGCTGATGGCCGAGCTGCCGGTGGACTCCCCGCGCCGCTACGAGATCCTGCGTGCCGTGGACAGGGCGCTCGACGCCGTCGACCTCCAGGATGTGGGCGGCACCGCCGGCCGCGCCCGCGCGCTGCTCGGCGACGTGCTGTCCGCGCCCGCCGTGCCCTCCGCGCACCGGATCAGCGCCGTCGGGCACGCGCACATCGACTCCGCCTGGCTGTGGCCGCTGCGCGAGACCGTGCGCAAGGTGGCCCGGACCACGTCCAACATGACCGCCCTGCTGGAGGACGAACCGGACTTCGTCTTCGCCATGTCCCAGGCGCAGCAGTGGGCATGGGTCAAGGAGCACCGGCCCGAGGTGTGGGCGCGGGTGAAGAAGGCGGTGGCGGACGGGCGGTTCGTGCCGGCGGGCGGCATGTGGGTGGAGTCGGACACCAACATGCCCGGCTCGGAGGCGATGGCCCGGCAGTTCGTGCACGGCAAGCGGTTCTTCCTCGACGAGTTCGGCATCGAGAACGACGAGGCGTGGCTGCCCGACACCTTCGGCTTCGCCGCCGGACTGCCGCAGATCATCAGGGCGGCGGGCGCCACCCGGCTGCTGACGCAGAAGATCTCCTGGTCGCAGACGAACAAGTTCCCGCACCACACCTTCCAGTGGGAGGGCATCGACGGCACGCGCGTCTTCACGCACTTCCCGCCCGTCGACACCTACAACTGCTCCATGAAGGGCAGCGAGATCGCGCACGCCGCCCGCAACTTCAAGGACAAGGGCGTCGCCCGGCACTCGCTCGCCCCCACCGGCTGGGGCGACGGGGGCGGCGGCACCACCCGCGAGATGGTCGCCAAGGCGGCCCGGCTGCGTGATCTGGAGGGCTCGGCGCGGGTGGTGTGGGAGACCCCGCGGGCCTTCTTCGACAGGGCCGAGGCCGAGTACCCCGAGCCGCCGGTGTGGGTCGGCGAGCTGTACCTGGAGCTGCACCGGGCCACCCTCACCAGTCAGGCCGGGACCAAGCAGGGCAACCGGCGCAGCGAACACCTTTTGCGCGAGGCCGAGTTGTGGGCGGCGACGGCGGCCGTACGGACCGGGTTCCGCTATCCGTACGAGGAGTTCGACCGCATCTGGAAGACGGTGCTGCTCCACCAGTTCCACGACATCCTGCCCGGCTCCTCCATCGCCTGGGTGCACCGTGAGGCACGGGCGACCTACGGGCGCGTCGCACGGGAACTGGACGAGATCATCGAGGGCGCCCAGCGCGCGCTGGCGGGCGAGGGCGGCACACCGCTGGTCTTCAACGCGGCCCCGCACGCCCGCGCGGGCGTCCCGGCCGGCGCCGCGGCCACCCCCGCGACCGAGGGCCGTACCCGCCTCGCGGCCCGCGCGGGCGGCGGGCACGTCCTGGACAACGGGCTGCTGCGCGTCGAGATCGACGGCCGGGGTCTGGTCGTCTCGGCGTACGACATCGAGGCCGACCGGGAGACGGTCGCGCCCGGCCGGGCCGCGAACCTCCTCCAACTGCACCCCGACTTCCCGAACATGTGGGACGCCTGGGACGTGGACGAGTTCTACCGCAACACCGTCACCGACCTCACCGACGCCGAGTCGGTCGCGCCCGGCGAGGACGGCGCGTCGGTGCGGATCGTCCGGTCCTTCGGTTCCTCCCGGGTCACCCAGGTGCTGTCGCTGGCGGCGGGTGAGCGGCGGCTGGTGCTGGACACCGAGGTGGACTGGCACGAGACGGAGAAGTTCCTCAAGCTGGCCTTCCCGCTGGACGTGCACGCCGAACGGTACGCGTCCGAGACCCAGTTCGGGCACTTCTACCGGCCCACCCACACCAACACCTCGTGGGAGGCCGCCCGGTTCGAGGCGTGCAACCACCGCTTCGTCCAGCTGGAGGAGCCGGGCTGGGGCGTGGCGGTCGTCAACGACTCGACGTACGGCCACGATGTGACCCGCACCGTCCGCGCCGGCGGCGACCACGGCACCACCACGACGGTCCGGGTGTCGCTGCTGCGCGCCCCGCGCTTCCCCGACCCGGAGACGGACCAGGGCGTGCACCGCTTCCGGCACGCGCTGGTGCCGGGCGCGGGCATCGCCGACGCGGTGCGCGAGGGCTGGCGGATCAATGTGCCCGAGCGGCGGGCGACCGGTGCCGGGGAGGTCGCGCCGCTGGTGTCGGTGGACGAGGACGCGGTGGTCGTGACGGCGGTGAAGCTGGCCGACGACGGCAGCGGCGATGTGGTGGTGCGCTTCCACGAGGCCCACGGCGGCCGGGCCCGGGCCACGCTGACCGCCGGGTTCGAGGTCACCGGGGCCACGGTGACCGACCTGCTGGAGCGGCCCCTGCCCGAGGCGGCGGCACCCCGGCGGGACGGCGACCGGATCGCGGTGCGCCTGCGGCCGTTCGAACTGGTGACGCTGCGGCTGCGGCGGGCCTCGTGA
- a CDS encoding TetR/AcrR family transcriptional regulator, with protein sequence MTVPLGRRERKKAATRQKIADTALRLFLERGYEAVGIRDVAAEADVAVTTLFSHFASKEALVFERDDDFERRLTGAVTDRAPHEPLIPALRREVRSMVRHCTADGAAPVWRMIDGSPALREYEESMRLRHAESLAAAIAADPELSQGATASRALARFVIDAYSLAREADDPDAALDEIFRMIEAAWAVARPSGAFVGGAGL encoded by the coding sequence ATGACCGTGCCGCTCGGACGCCGTGAACGCAAGAAGGCCGCGACCCGTCAGAAGATCGCCGACACCGCTCTGCGGCTCTTTCTGGAGCGGGGGTACGAGGCGGTGGGGATCCGTGATGTGGCCGCCGAGGCCGACGTGGCCGTCACCACGCTCTTCTCCCACTTCGCCTCGAAAGAGGCCCTGGTGTTCGAGCGGGACGACGACTTCGAGCGACGCCTCACGGGGGCGGTCACCGACCGGGCGCCGCACGAGCCGCTCATCCCCGCGCTGCGCCGCGAGGTCCGGTCGATGGTCCGGCACTGCACGGCGGACGGCGCCGCCCCGGTCTGGCGCATGATCGACGGGTCCCCCGCCCTGCGGGAGTACGAGGAGTCGATGAGGCTGCGGCACGCGGAGTCGCTGGCCGCGGCCATCGCCGCCGACCCCGAGCTGTCGCAGGGGGCGACGGCGAGCCGGGCGCTCGCGAGGTTCGTGATCGACGCGTACTCGCTGGCGCGCGAGGCGGACGATCCGGACGCCGCGCTGGACGAGATCTTCCGGATGATCGAAGCGGCCTGGGCCGTCGCCCGCCCCTCGGGCGCCTTCGTCGGCGGGGCCGGACTGTAG
- a CDS encoding PadR family transcriptional regulator — MALEHAILVSLLEKPGSGYELARRFERSIGYFWTATHQQIYRVLKRMENDGWVDARDVPQQGRPDKREYRVADLGRAALSSWLHDPIEPESVRHDLAVKIRGAAFDDPAALIREAERHRRAHRDRLTHYLAGQARDFTEPGAGPQEPPDAERELQHAVLRGGIAYERMMIGWLDDVLATLSRFGPDR, encoded by the coding sequence ATGGCGCTCGAACACGCGATCCTGGTGTCGCTCTTGGAGAAGCCGGGCTCCGGCTATGAGCTGGCCCGGCGTTTCGAGCGCTCCATCGGCTACTTCTGGACCGCGACCCACCAGCAGATCTACCGCGTGCTCAAGCGCATGGAGAACGACGGCTGGGTCGACGCCCGGGACGTCCCGCAACAAGGACGGCCGGACAAGAGGGAGTACCGCGTCGCCGACCTCGGCCGCGCCGCGCTGTCCTCCTGGCTGCACGACCCGATCGAACCGGAGAGCGTCCGCCACGACCTGGCCGTCAAGATCCGGGGCGCCGCCTTCGACGACCCGGCCGCCCTGATCCGCGAGGCGGAGCGGCACCGCCGGGCGCACCGGGACCGGCTGACGCACTATCTCGCGGGCCAGGCCCGGGACTTCACGGAGCCCGGCGCCGGTCCGCAGGAGCCGCCCGACGCGGAGCGCGAGCTTCAGCACGCCGTCCTGCGCGGCGGCATCGCGTACGAGCGGATGATGATCGGCTGGCTGGACGACGTGCTCGCCACCCTGTCCCGGTTCGGTCCGGACCGCTGA
- a CDS encoding thioesterase II family protein: MNSPLTGADNLWIRRFHPRPDARVRLVCLPHAGGSASFYFPVSRSMPEDVDVLCVQYPGRQDRRGEPLVDSVPALAEKVHEALLPWTDRPLALFGHSMGASLAYEVARRLERDQDIVLAALIASGRRAPSTHRTETVHLRDDEGLVAEMRALSGTNPQLLGDEEILRMILPAIRADYRAAETYTWTPGPSLRCPVTSLVGDDDPKATVEEAAAWSEHTEGPFALRVFPGGHFFLAEHQPEIIRLITSRLRAPAQP, encoded by the coding sequence GTGAACTCCCCGCTCACCGGGGCCGACAACCTGTGGATCCGCAGGTTCCACCCGCGCCCCGACGCCCGTGTCCGGCTGGTCTGCCTGCCCCACGCGGGCGGCTCCGCCAGCTTCTACTTCCCCGTCTCCCGGTCGATGCCCGAGGACGTGGACGTGCTGTGCGTGCAGTACCCCGGCCGCCAGGACCGCCGCGGCGAACCGCTCGTGGACTCCGTACCGGCGCTCGCCGAGAAGGTCCACGAGGCGCTGCTGCCCTGGACCGACCGGCCCCTCGCCCTGTTCGGCCACAGCATGGGCGCCTCCCTCGCCTACGAGGTCGCCCGGCGCCTGGAGCGGGACCAGGACATCGTGCTCGCCGCCCTCATCGCCTCCGGCCGCCGCGCCCCCTCCACGCACCGCACCGAGACCGTCCACCTGCGCGACGACGAGGGCCTGGTCGCCGAGATGCGCGCCCTCAGCGGCACCAACCCCCAACTGCTCGGCGACGAGGAGATCCTGCGCATGATCCTCCCGGCCATCCGGGCGGACTACCGCGCGGCCGAGACGTACACCTGGACACCCGGACCGTCCCTGCGCTGCCCGGTGACCAGCCTCGTCGGCGACGACGACCCGAAGGCCACGGTGGAGGAGGCCGCCGCCTGGTCCGAGCACACGGAGGGCCCCTTCGCCCTGAGGGTCTTCCCCGGCGGCCACTTCTTCCTGGCCGAGCACCAGCCGGAGATCATCCGCCTCATCACCTCCCGGCTGCGGGCGCCCGCACAGCCATGA